In Thauera sedimentorum, a single genomic region encodes these proteins:
- a CDS encoding SPOR domain-containing protein, whose protein sequence is MKRRPAAFGTVKDPAQAGVRRPLRRASIAAGVALLIAAGLWLVPAERPAAVQGTPIAAPTPAAAPLPSPPPASPVQDLPQDAVATVQAGAAQPQLPADAASADKPAVPEPVVLVSKPAGPVLQLGVFGAQDNAERLREELARQGFPARVESRVVLGPFPDRAAAEAAQAALKRAGQGGGIVVPPRTP, encoded by the coding sequence ATGAAACGACGTCCTGCCGCCTTCGGCACCGTGAAGGACCCCGCGCAGGCCGGGGTGCGCCGGCCGCTGCGCCGCGCGTCGATCGCCGCGGGCGTGGCCCTGCTGATCGCCGCGGGATTGTGGCTGGTGCCGGCGGAGCGACCCGCAGCAGTGCAAGGCACGCCGATCGCGGCGCCCACCCCGGCCGCAGCACCGCTCCCCAGCCCGCCGCCGGCAAGCCCGGTGCAGGATCTGCCGCAGGACGCGGTGGCGACCGTTCAGGCCGGCGCGGCACAGCCGCAGCTGCCGGCGGACGCGGCGTCCGCCGACAAGCCGGCGGTGCCGGAGCCTGTCGTGCTGGTGAGCAAGCCGGCCGGTCCGGTGCTGCAACTGGGGGTGTTTGGCGCGCAGGACAACGCGGAGCGCCTGCGCGAGGAACTGGCCCGCCAGGGTTTCCCGGCCCGCGTCGAGAGCCGGGTGGTGCTGGGCCCCTTCCCGGACCGCGCGGCGGCAGAGGCCGCGCAGGCCGCGCTCAAGCGCGCCGGGCAGGGTGGCGGCATCGTCGTACCGCCGCGCACGCCCTGA
- a CDS encoding Ig domain-containing protein — MHFSSIRVVKGLALAGVAGALVACGGGGGGSSSGGPGAYVVTLTAAKTELPTNIMGVQPGIGVNSPYTTTMYVSAKRANSGDPIPGGDDVFACNVVGGLDSAVLYKLDGTDEEDDDGNPIASRSLVLGANAGAASFHLHATNTPGTATVRCAVDDNGTQRDTTINIAVGLSTGKPSQVVVNAAAPEYVFVQGIGQTTQILLQAQILDDAGAIVPNPASGVNNLYARIVPTVGTADDDAKLRGTGADNTWVKARSVSGQASFTLVSGATTGSVLVEVLSDRADNDVDNGVSQVVSNIVSVPVVAAVGMEALAIQGAGALPAATEGKSYAAIVQASGGVPPYVWSLVPGTSLPAGLSLSSDGVIYGTPSVDGPFSFALRVRDSATLQQTAEAVYTISIGAAPDPEPAALQIATSSLPNGTVGDPYAAILVATGGSGTYSWSAANLPPGLAISAAGVITGTPTLAGTYPVAFTVSGGGTASRIVNIVIN, encoded by the coding sequence GTGCATTTTTCGAGCATACGGGTTGTCAAGGGGCTTGCGCTGGCCGGTGTGGCAGGTGCGCTGGTTGCGTGTGGTGGCGGTGGTGGCGGCAGCAGCAGCGGCGGTCCGGGTGCATATGTGGTCACTCTGACAGCGGCGAAGACCGAACTGCCGACCAATATCATGGGTGTTCAGCCCGGCATCGGTGTGAATTCGCCCTATACGACAACGATGTACGTCTCGGCCAAACGCGCGAATTCCGGCGATCCCATTCCGGGGGGCGATGACGTCTTCGCCTGCAATGTGGTCGGCGGTCTGGATTCGGCTGTGCTGTACAAGCTCGATGGTACCGACGAGGAGGATGACGACGGCAACCCGATAGCCTCCCGTTCGCTGGTGCTTGGCGCCAATGCAGGTGCAGCGAGCTTCCACCTGCATGCAACCAACACGCCGGGAACCGCTACCGTGCGCTGCGCGGTGGATGACAACGGTACCCAGAGGGACACAACGATCAACATCGCGGTCGGACTCTCGACCGGCAAACCGTCGCAGGTGGTTGTGAATGCGGCTGCGCCGGAGTATGTCTTCGTGCAGGGTATCGGCCAGACGACCCAGATTCTGCTGCAGGCGCAGATCCTTGACGATGCCGGCGCCATTGTTCCGAATCCTGCTTCGGGCGTTAACAACCTGTACGCACGCATCGTGCCGACCGTTGGTACGGCCGACGATGACGCCAAGCTGCGCGGCACCGGCGCCGACAATACTTGGGTGAAAGCGCGCTCTGTCAGCGGTCAGGCGTCTTTCACTCTGGTGAGCGGCGCCACTACCGGTTCTGTGCTGGTCGAGGTGTTGTCCGATCGCGCTGACAATGATGTTGACAATGGTGTCAGCCAGGTAGTGTCGAACATCGTTTCCGTGCCGGTGGTTGCTGCTGTCGGGATGGAGGCGTTGGCGATTCAGGGGGCTGGGGCTTTGCCCGCGGCTACCGAAGGCAAGTCCTACGCCGCCATTGTTCAGGCCTCTGGCGGGGTGCCGCCTTACGTCTGGTCTCTGGTTCCCGGCACCAGCCTGCCTGCCGGTCTGAGCCTGTCGTCCGACGGCGTGATCTATGGAACGCCTTCCGTCGATGGCCCCTTCAGCTTCGCGCTGCGGGTCCGGGACTCGGCAACGTTGCAGCAGACCGCAGAGGCTGTCTACACGATCTCGATTGGTGCCGCGCCAGATCCCGAGCCTGCCGCACTGCAGATTGCAACCAGCTCCTTGCCGAACGGTACGGTGGGCGATCCTTACGCTGCGATACTCGTTGCGACGGGCGGCTCCGGCACGTATTCCTGGTCGGCGGCCAACCTGCCTCCGGGGCTGGCGATCAGTGCGGCTGGTGTGATCACCGGAACGCCG
- the recG gene encoding ATP-dependent DNA helicase RecG: MAREAASGWPGVNAALAGRLAKLDLRGPRDLLLHLPLRYEDETRLTPIAAARAGFPAQIEGEVTSCEVSLRPRRQLVARVRDASGTLVARWLHFYPSQQKQLAVGRRVRLFGEVRGGFFGDEMVHPRVHPVAEGEGLPEALTPVYPTTAGVGQATLRKLIDRALASEPLDDGLPEALRRRFDLPAFADALRLLHHPPPEVPASVLEDRQHPAWRRIKFEELLAQQISLRRAYLARRAKSAPRLAGGGRLAQALVDGLPFALTGAQRRAVAEIGADLAVPHPMQRLLMGDVGSGKTIVAALAMLQAVDAGWQAALMAPTEILAEQHWQKMSAWLAPLGLEVTWLSGSRGKRAREAELARLASGELRLAVGTHALIEDPVALPQLGLAVVDEQHRFGVRQRLALREKGGAGAMSPHLLMMSATPIPRTLAMSHYADLDVSVLDELPPGRSPVLTKLVSDARREEVVARVRDGCLAGRQAYWVCPLIEESEALQLQTAQDTYATLCEALPELRIGLVHGRLKPAEKSATMAAFAAGELHLLVATTVIEVGVDVPNASLMVIEHAERFGLAQLHQLRGRVGRGTAESVCILLYAQPLSQTGRARLKVIFENSDGFAIAREDLHIRGPGEFVGARQSGLPLLRYADLESDADLLEAARDAAETLLREDPPAAAALMARWLGGREGLLRA, encoded by the coding sequence ATGGCGCGTGAAGCGGCCAGCGGCTGGCCGGGCGTCAATGCGGCGCTCGCCGGCCGGCTGGCCAAGCTCGACCTGCGCGGTCCGCGCGACCTGCTGCTGCACCTGCCGCTGCGCTACGAGGACGAGACCCGGCTGACGCCGATCGCCGCCGCGCGCGCGGGTTTCCCGGCGCAGATCGAGGGCGAGGTGACGAGCTGCGAGGTCAGTCTGCGCCCGCGCCGTCAGCTGGTGGCGCGGGTGCGCGACGCCTCCGGCACGCTGGTGGCGCGCTGGCTGCACTTCTACCCCTCGCAGCAGAAGCAGCTCGCGGTCGGCCGCCGGGTGCGCCTGTTCGGCGAGGTGCGCGGCGGCTTCTTCGGCGACGAGATGGTGCACCCGCGGGTGCACCCGGTGGCCGAGGGCGAAGGCCTGCCCGAGGCGCTCACCCCGGTCTATCCGACCACCGCCGGGGTCGGCCAGGCGACCTTGCGCAAGCTCATCGATCGCGCGCTTGCCAGCGAGCCGCTCGACGACGGGCTGCCCGAGGCCCTGCGCCGCCGCTTCGACCTGCCCGCCTTCGCCGACGCGCTGCGCCTGCTGCACCACCCGCCGCCGGAGGTTCCGGCCAGCGTGCTGGAAGACCGCCAGCACCCGGCCTGGCGACGGATCAAGTTCGAGGAACTGCTCGCCCAGCAGATCTCCCTGCGCCGCGCCTATCTGGCGCGTCGCGCCAAGTCGGCCCCGCGGCTGGCCGGCGGCGGCCGGCTGGCGCAGGCGCTGGTCGATGGCCTGCCTTTCGCGCTCACCGGCGCGCAGCGCCGTGCGGTGGCCGAGATCGGCGCCGACCTCGCCGTGCCGCACCCGATGCAGCGCCTGCTGATGGGTGACGTGGGCAGCGGCAAGACCATCGTCGCCGCGCTCGCCATGTTGCAGGCGGTCGATGCCGGCTGGCAGGCGGCGCTGATGGCGCCCACCGAGATCCTCGCCGAGCAGCACTGGCAGAAGATGTCCGCCTGGCTGGCGCCGCTCGGGCTGGAAGTCACCTGGCTCTCCGGCAGCCGCGGCAAGCGCGCGCGCGAAGCCGAGCTTGCCCGCCTGGCAAGCGGCGAGCTGCGGCTGGCGGTCGGCACCCACGCCTTGATCGAGGACCCGGTCGCCCTGCCGCAACTGGGGCTGGCGGTGGTGGACGAGCAGCACCGCTTCGGCGTGCGCCAGCGTCTCGCGTTGCGTGAGAAAGGTGGGGCGGGGGCGATGAGCCCCCACCTGCTGATGATGTCCGCCACGCCGATCCCGCGCACGCTGGCGATGAGCCATTACGCCGATCTCGACGTCTCGGTGCTCGACGAACTGCCGCCCGGGCGCAGCCCGGTGCTCACCAAGCTGGTGTCGGATGCGCGCCGCGAGGAGGTCGTCGCCCGGGTGCGCGACGGCTGCCTGGCCGGCCGCCAGGCCTACTGGGTGTGCCCGCTGATCGAGGAATCCGAGGCGCTGCAGCTGCAGACCGCGCAGGACACCTACGCCACCTTGTGCGAGGCCCTGCCGGAGCTGCGTATCGGCCTGGTGCACGGGCGCCTCAAGCCGGCGGAGAAATCCGCCACCATGGCGGCCTTCGCCGCCGGCGAGCTGCACCTGCTGGTCGCCACCACGGTGATCGAGGTCGGCGTGGACGTGCCCAACGCCAGCCTGATGGTGATCGAACACGCCGAACGCTTCGGTCTCGCCCAGCTGCATCAGCTGCGCGGCCGGGTGGGGCGCGGCACCGCGGAGTCGGTGTGCATCCTGCTCTACGCCCAGCCGCTGTCGCAGACCGGCCGCGCCCGGCTGAAGGTGATCTTCGAGAACAGCGACGGCTTCGCCATCGCCCGCGAGGACCTGCACATCCGCGGTCCGGGCGAGTTCGTCGGCGCGCGCCAGAGCGGCCTGCCCTTGTTGCGCTACGCGGACCTGGAGAGCGACGCCGATCTGCTGGAGGCCGCGCGGGATGCGGCCGAAACCCTGCTGCGCGAGGATCCACCGGCCGCCGCCGCGCTGATGGCACGCTGGCTCGGCGGCCGCGAGGGCCTGCTGCGCGCCTGA
- the pyrF gene encoding orotidine-5'-phosphate decarboxylase, which produces MHFMTALKAAWQQRNSLLCVGLDPDPAKFPAHLAGRPQAIFEFCRDIVDATADLACAFKPQIAYFAAHRAEDQLEALIEHIHTHHPAVPVILDAKRGDIGSTAEQYAVEAFERFKADAITVNPYMGRDSVEPYLAYGDKGVILLCRTSNPGGSDLQFLDVGGEKLFERVARLVAEEWNASGNCGLVVGATFPAEIARVRELTGELPLLVPGIGAQGGDIAATVQAGRTMDGCGLMINSSRAILYAGVDVNEGEDFAAAARRVAQDTRDAINACR; this is translated from the coding sequence ATGCACTTCATGACCGCCCTGAAGGCCGCCTGGCAGCAGCGCAACAGCCTGCTGTGCGTGGGCCTCGATCCCGATCCGGCCAAATTCCCGGCCCACCTCGCCGGCCGCCCGCAGGCCATCTTCGAGTTCTGCCGCGACATCGTCGACGCCACTGCGGATCTGGCCTGTGCCTTCAAGCCGCAGATCGCCTATTTCGCCGCACACCGCGCCGAGGACCAGCTCGAGGCGCTGATCGAACACATCCACACGCATCACCCGGCGGTGCCGGTGATCCTCGACGCCAAGCGCGGCGACATCGGCAGCACCGCCGAGCAATACGCGGTGGAGGCCTTCGAGCGCTTCAAGGCCGATGCCATCACGGTCAATCCCTACATGGGGCGCGACTCGGTCGAGCCCTACCTCGCCTATGGCGACAAGGGCGTGATCCTGCTGTGCCGCACCTCCAACCCGGGCGGCTCGGACCTGCAGTTTCTCGACGTCGGTGGCGAGAAACTGTTCGAGCGCGTCGCCCGCCTGGTGGCCGAGGAGTGGAACGCCAGCGGCAACTGCGGCCTGGTGGTCGGCGCCACCTTCCCGGCCGAGATCGCGCGGGTGCGCGAGCTCACCGGCGAGCTGCCGCTGCTGGTGCCGGGGATCGGCGCGCAGGGCGGCGACATCGCCGCCACCGTGCAGGCCGGGCGCACCATGGATGGCTGCGGGCTGATGATCAACTCCTCGCGCGCCATCCTCTACGCCGGAGTCGACGTAAATGAGGGCGAGGACTTCGCCGCCGCCGCGCGCCGCGTGGCGCAGGACACGCGCGACGCCATCAACGCATGCCGCTAG
- a CDS encoding YdcF family protein, giving the protein MDLDLALVLFWSKKLLAAAILPPLGPLLLIALGLLLLRHRPRAGRALAWSGLAIALLLITPASVGWLARGLEDSPPVSAAALGDVQAIVVLGAGKREHAPEFGGETLNRLALERVRYAALLARRTGLPLLVTGGAPTGAVPEASLMAEALEREYGVTVRWTEGASRDTRENARFSAALLQASGVRRIALVTHAAHMPRSRAEFEAAGLAVIPAPTAWLSGPDTGLEALDFLPSANAAYAGWFATHEWLGRLAYRLSR; this is encoded by the coding sequence ATGGACCTCGACCTTGCGCTCGTGCTGTTCTGGAGCAAGAAACTGCTGGCCGCGGCCATCCTGCCGCCGCTGGGCCCGCTGCTGCTGATCGCCCTCGGGCTGCTCCTGCTGCGGCACCGGCCGCGCGCCGGACGGGCACTGGCCTGGAGCGGGCTGGCGATCGCGCTGTTGCTGATCACGCCGGCGAGCGTGGGATGGCTGGCCCGCGGGCTGGAAGACAGCCCGCCAGTGAGCGCCGCGGCGCTCGGTGACGTTCAGGCCATCGTGGTGCTCGGTGCCGGCAAGCGCGAGCATGCGCCGGAGTTCGGCGGCGAAACGCTGAACCGCCTGGCGCTGGAGCGGGTGCGCTATGCGGCGCTGCTTGCGCGCCGCACCGGCCTGCCGTTGCTGGTTACCGGCGGTGCGCCCACCGGCGCAGTGCCCGAGGCGTCGCTGATGGCCGAGGCGCTCGAACGCGAATACGGCGTGACCGTGCGGTGGACCGAAGGCGCTTCGCGCGACACGCGCGAGAACGCGCGCTTCTCCGCAGCGCTGCTGCAGGCGTCCGGCGTACGGCGCATCGCACTGGTCACCCACGCTGCCCACATGCCGCGCAGCCGCGCGGAGTTCGAGGCCGCCGGCCTGGCGGTGATCCCCGCGCCGACCGCCTGGCTGAGCGGGCCGGATACCGGCCTGGAGGCACTGGACTTCCTGCCGAGCGCCAATGCGGCCTACGCGGGCTGGTTCGCCACCCACGAGTGGCTGGGGCGACTGGCCTACCGGCTCAGCCGCTGA
- a CDS encoding O-acetylhomoserine aminocarboxypropyltransferase/cysteine synthase family protein, translated as MPDHRYGLESLCLHAGQQPDPVTGARAVPIHQTTSFVFDSPEHAAALFNLQTFGNVYSRISNPTVAVFEERMAALEGGRAALATSSGLAAQMTALLTLCQAGDEIVAARTLYGGSYSQLDVSLRRLGINTRFVDPSDPANFRAAISERTKAVYGETIGNPSLNVFDIAGVASVCREAGVPLVIDNTLASPYLCRPIEHGADIVVHSATKFIGGHGTTMGGVMIESGTFPWDNGRFPQMTEPSDGYHGVRFFETFGNFGFSMKARMETLRTFGQALSPFNAFMLLQGLETLHVRMDRHVANARAVAEFLAEHPGVAWVNYPGLQASPDYALARRYLPKGAGAVLSFGIRGGQPAGERFIAALQMFSHLANIGDARSLVIHPASTTHRQLSEDEQRAAGVPPDMVRLSIGIESLEDIFWDLDQALAKAAG; from the coding sequence ATGCCAGACCATCGCTACGGCCTCGAATCCCTCTGCCTGCACGCCGGGCAGCAACCCGATCCGGTCACCGGCGCGCGCGCCGTGCCGATCCACCAGACCACCTCCTTCGTCTTCGATTCGCCGGAGCACGCCGCGGCGCTGTTCAACCTGCAGACCTTCGGCAACGTCTATTCGCGCATCTCCAACCCGACCGTGGCGGTGTTCGAGGAGCGCATGGCCGCCCTCGAAGGCGGGCGCGCGGCGCTCGCCACCTCGTCCGGGCTGGCCGCGCAGATGACCGCCCTGCTGACCCTGTGCCAGGCCGGCGACGAGATCGTCGCCGCGCGTACGCTGTACGGCGGCAGCTATTCGCAACTCGATGTCAGCCTGCGCCGCCTGGGCATCAACACCCGCTTCGTCGACCCCTCGGACCCGGCCAACTTCCGCGCCGCGATCAGCGAGCGCACCAAGGCGGTCTATGGCGAGACCATCGGCAACCCCAGCCTCAACGTGTTCGACATCGCCGGCGTGGCCTCAGTGTGCCGCGAGGCCGGCGTGCCGTTGGTGATCGACAACACCCTGGCCTCGCCCTACCTGTGCCGGCCGATCGAGCATGGCGCGGACATCGTGGTGCATTCGGCCACCAAGTTCATCGGCGGGCACGGCACCACCATGGGCGGGGTGATGATCGAATCCGGTACCTTCCCGTGGGACAACGGGCGCTTCCCGCAGATGACCGAACCGTCCGACGGCTACCACGGCGTGCGCTTTTTCGAGACCTTCGGCAACTTCGGCTTCAGCATGAAGGCGCGCATGGAAACCCTGCGCACCTTCGGCCAGGCACTGTCGCCCTTCAACGCCTTCATGCTGCTGCAGGGCCTGGAGACCCTGCATGTGCGCATGGACCGCCACGTGGCCAATGCGCGGGCGGTGGCCGAGTTCCTCGCCGAGCATCCCGGAGTGGCCTGGGTGAACTACCCCGGCCTGCAGGCCAGCCCGGACTACGCGCTGGCGCGCCGCTATCTGCCCAAGGGGGCCGGCGCGGTGCTCTCCTTCGGCATCCGCGGCGGCCAGCCGGCGGGCGAGCGCTTCATCGCCGCGCTGCAGATGTTCAGCCACCTGGCCAACATCGGCGATGCGCGCAGCCTGGTGATCCATCCGGCCTCGACCACCCATCGCCAGCTTTCCGAGGACGAGCAGCGCGCCGCCGGCGTGCCGCCCGACATGGTGCGCCTGTCCATCGGCATCGAGAGCCTGGAGGACATCTTCTGGGATCTCGACCAGGCGCTGGCCAAGGCCGCGGGCTGA
- a CDS encoding DUF2802 domain-containing protein encodes MVRVLLLLLVAVLLAYALWQLLHALRNRRREARPPTPAVVATDEDAEADDGDELDDGDEVDESAFNYAPVPRPDAPVAAAAVAASEGEQERFQQELELQQLRRDIARLQAQHAVQQREIADLNDALTALREQFEANLAGQGVSPEYNEALVFARRGLEADAIAERCGISVAEAELVRSMTRRGDTEQEDPA; translated from the coding sequence ATGGTCCGCGTACTGCTCCTGCTGCTCGTTGCCGTCCTGCTGGCCTACGCGTTGTGGCAGCTGCTGCACGCCCTGCGCAACCGCCGCCGAGAGGCTCGGCCGCCGACGCCGGCGGTCGTGGCGACCGATGAAGACGCCGAGGCCGACGATGGTGACGAGCTCGACGACGGCGACGAAGTGGACGAATCCGCCTTCAACTACGCACCCGTACCGCGCCCCGACGCCCCGGTCGCCGCCGCCGCCGTCGCGGCGTCCGAGGGCGAGCAAGAGCGCTTCCAGCAGGAACTCGAACTGCAGCAACTGCGCCGCGACATCGCCCGCCTGCAGGCCCAGCACGCGGTGCAGCAGCGCGAGATCGCCGACCTCAACGACGCCCTGACCGCCCTGCGCGAACAGTTCGAGGCCAATCTGGCCGGGCAGGGCGTGTCGCCCGAGTACAACGAGGCGCTGGTGTTCGCCCGCCGCGGGCTGGAAGCCGACGCGATCGCCGAACGCTGCGGCATCTCGGTGGCCGAGGCCGAACTGGTGCGCTCGATGACCCGCCGCGGCGACACGGAACAGGAAGACCCCGCATGA
- a CDS encoding RidA family protein, producing MTRTIISTPNAPAAIGTYSQAVRAGDTVYVSGQIGLDPASMQMVEGFEAQTVRVFDNLKAVAEAAGGSLADAVKLNIYLTDLSNFAKVNEIMARYFSEPYPARAAVGVKELPRGALVEADAVLVLG from the coding sequence ATGACCCGCACGATCATCTCCACCCCCAACGCGCCCGCCGCCATCGGCACCTACTCGCAGGCCGTGCGCGCCGGCGACACCGTGTACGTGTCCGGCCAGATCGGCCTGGACCCGGCCAGCATGCAGATGGTCGAAGGCTTCGAAGCCCAGACCGTGCGCGTGTTCGACAACCTCAAGGCGGTGGCCGAGGCCGCCGGCGGCTCGCTGGCCGACGCGGTCAAGCTCAACATCTACCTCACCGACCTGTCCAACTTCGCCAAGGTCAACGAGATCATGGCGCGCTACTTCAGCGAGCCCTATCCGGCGCGTGCCGCGGTGGGCGTCAAGGAGTTGCCGCGCGGCGCGCTGGTCGAAGCCGACGCCGTGCTGGTGCTCGGCTGA
- the fliW gene encoding flagellar assembly protein FliW, with translation MKIESAQFGTFEVAEDKLIEFPAGLPGFEDCKRFALVHEEGADAVELLQSVDDPEVVFALADPASFGIHYEFKLTDDEQAALGLNSPEQALVAVIVRKDEAGEGSPASAGLRANFMAPLVINVEARRGLQKVINKMECDITMRAKD, from the coding sequence ATGAAGATCGAGAGCGCGCAGTTCGGCACCTTCGAGGTCGCCGAGGACAAGTTGATCGAGTTTCCCGCCGGCCTGCCCGGCTTCGAGGACTGCAAGCGTTTCGCGCTGGTGCACGAGGAAGGTGCCGACGCGGTCGAACTGCTGCAGAGCGTCGACGACCCTGAAGTCGTGTTTGCGCTGGCCGACCCGGCCTCCTTCGGCATCCACTACGAATTCAAGCTCACCGACGATGAACAGGCGGCGCTCGGCCTGAACAGTCCCGAGCAGGCGCTGGTCGCGGTGATCGTGCGCAAGGACGAGGCGGGCGAGGGTTCGCCGGCCAGCGCCGGCCTGCGCGCCAACTTCATGGCTCCGCTGGTGATCAACGTCGAGGCCCGCCGCGGCCTGCAGAAGGTGATCAACAAGATGGAGTGCGACATCACCATGCGCGCCAAGGACTGA
- a CDS encoding chorismate--pyruvate lyase family protein → MYTRLQRETWLRHPPRATVPAALRPWLTDPGSLTARIRARCTDFRVRVISQRLKRPNRDEAWLLGLRAGELAWVREVLLVADGRAVVFARSVLPRHNLRGAWNLFHGIGARPLGAALFADPRIERQPLACIGLDRRDARYHRIAAALAGQGLPSRVWARRSVFLLNGRALLVSEAFAPAILDLPA, encoded by the coding sequence ATGTACACCCGACTCCAACGCGAAACCTGGCTGCGCCATCCGCCGCGCGCCACCGTTCCCGCCGCGCTGCGCCCCTGGCTGACCGACCCCGGCTCGCTCACCGCACGCATCCGTGCGCGCTGTACGGACTTCCGCGTGCGGGTGATCTCGCAAAGGCTGAAGCGGCCGAATCGGGACGAGGCCTGGCTGCTCGGCCTGCGTGCCGGCGAACTGGCCTGGGTGCGCGAGGTGTTGCTGGTGGCCGACGGCCGGGCGGTGGTGTTCGCAAGGTCGGTGCTGCCCCGCCACAACCTGCGCGGCGCCTGGAACCTGTTCCACGGCATCGGCGCGCGCCCGCTGGGTGCGGCGCTGTTCGCCGATCCGCGCATCGAACGCCAGCCGCTGGCCTGCATCGGCCTGGACCGGCGCGATGCGCGCTATCATCGCATCGCCGCCGCCCTGGCCGGGCAAGGCCTGCCGTCCCGCGTGTGGGCACGCCGTTCGGTCTTCCTGCTCAACGGACGCGCCTTGCTGGTCAGCGAAGCCTTTGCGCCGGCGATCCTCGATCTGCCCGCCTGA
- the ubiA gene encoding 4-hydroxybenzoate octaprenyltransferase, translating to MTLTERFPLYWRLMRLDKPIGILLLLWPTLWGLWVAAEGFPPLHVLAIFVLGTVLMRSAGCVINDYADRDFDGHVERTRTRPLATGAVGTREALWLAAGLSLAAFVLILPLPALVLWLSVPALFLAGSYPFTKRFLAIPQAYLGVAFGFGIPMAFAAVRGEVPAIAWLMLAANVFWAVAYDTEYAMVDRPDDLKIGIRTSAITFGRFDVAAVMLCYAAAFALLAVSGTAAGRGPVFFAGLAVAGGIALYHYTLIRGRERAPCFKAFLHNNWVGAAIFVGLVADYLLFG from the coding sequence ATGACGCTCACCGAACGCTTTCCCCTCTACTGGCGCCTGATGCGCCTGGACAAGCCGATCGGCATCCTGCTGCTGCTGTGGCCCACGCTGTGGGGGCTGTGGGTGGCCGCCGAGGGCTTTCCGCCGCTGCATGTGCTGGCCATCTTCGTGCTCGGCACCGTGCTGATGCGCTCGGCCGGCTGCGTGATCAACGACTACGCTGACCGCGATTTCGACGGCCATGTCGAGCGTACCCGGACGCGGCCGCTGGCCACTGGCGCGGTGGGTACGCGCGAGGCGCTGTGGCTGGCGGCCGGGCTGTCGCTGGCGGCCTTCGTGCTGATCCTGCCGCTGCCCGCGCTGGTGCTGTGGCTGTCGGTGCCCGCCCTGTTCCTGGCCGGCAGCTACCCGTTCACCAAGCGCTTCCTCGCCATTCCCCAGGCTTACCTCGGCGTCGCCTTCGGCTTCGGCATCCCGATGGCCTTTGCCGCGGTGCGCGGCGAAGTGCCGGCCATCGCCTGGCTGATGCTCGCCGCCAATGTGTTCTGGGCGGTGGCCTACGACACCGAGTACGCCATGGTCGACCGCCCGGACGACCTCAAGATCGGTATCCGCACCTCGGCGATCACCTTCGGCCGCTTCGACGTGGCGGCAGTCATGCTGTGCTACGCGGCAGCCTTCGCGCTGCTCGCCGTGTCCGGTACGGCTGCGGGGCGCGGGCCGGTCTTCTTCGCCGGCCTGGCGGTGGCCGGCGGGATCGCGCTCTACCATTACACGCTGATCCGCGGACGCGAGCGCGCCCCGTGCTTCAAGGCCTTCCTGCACAACAACTGGGTCGGTGCGGCGATCTTTGTAGGCCTGGTGGCGGATTACCTGTTATTCGGTTGA
- a CDS encoding enoyl-CoA hydratase/isomerase family protein yields MANTVLLEMRDKVATLTLNRPEALNALSVEMMQDLAAAVRELSATPDVGVVVVTGAGDHFMAGGDLKDFARNLHLSPEARLTTFRAMIAQYINPTVEMLQALPQPVVARVRGACAGFGLSLMLGSDLAVCADNAVFTTAYSAIALSGDGGASYFLPRQVGRRKAAELLLLADRFDAQEALRLSLVSKVVPVDELDAETDKLVRRLMGGPRHAYTEIKRLLAASHDNPLESQLQSEAEAFARCAATGDFGEGVNAFLEKRKPAFRGD; encoded by the coding sequence ATGGCCAATACCGTATTGCTCGAGATGCGCGACAAGGTCGCCACCCTCACCCTGAATCGTCCCGAAGCGCTCAATGCGCTGTCCGTGGAGATGATGCAGGACCTCGCCGCCGCGGTGCGCGAACTGTCCGCGACGCCGGATGTGGGCGTGGTGGTGGTCACCGGCGCTGGCGACCATTTCATGGCCGGCGGCGACCTGAAGGACTTTGCCCGCAACCTGCATCTGTCGCCCGAGGCGCGCCTGACCACCTTCCGCGCGATGATCGCGCAGTACATCAATCCCACGGTGGAAATGCTGCAGGCCCTGCCGCAGCCGGTGGTGGCCCGGGTGCGCGGCGCCTGCGCAGGCTTCGGCCTGTCGCTGATGCTGGGCAGCGACCTCGCGGTGTGTGCCGACAATGCGGTGTTCACCACCGCCTATTCGGCGATCGCCCTGTCCGGCGACGGCGGCGCGTCCTACTTTCTGCCGCGCCAGGTCGGTCGGCGCAAGGCCGCCGAGCTGCTGTTGCTGGCCGACCGCTTCGATGCGCAGGAGGCGCTGCGCCTTTCGCTGGTCAGCAAGGTGGTGCCGGTGGATGAGCTCGATGCGGAAACCGACAAGCTGGTCCGTCGCCTGATGGGCGGCCCGCGCCACGCCTACACCGAGATCAAGCGCCTGCTCGCCGCCTCGCACGACAATCCGCTGGAGTCGCAACTGCAGAGCGAGGCCGAGGCCTTCGCGCGCTGCGCCGCGACCGGCGACTTCGGCGAGGGCGTCAACGCCTTCCTCGAGAAGCGCAAGCCGGCCTTCCGCGGCGACTGA